Within the Flavobacterium sp. N502536 genome, the region TGCTGTATTTAAGCCAACAGGTTTTGGTCGTTTTGAATTGTATGAAAAACTAGGAGAAAAACAAACGTTGACTCCAACAGAACAAGCAGAGTGGGATAGAGTAGTAGCCCGTTTTGATAAGGTTTGTGGTGAAGCTCACAAAAAAGATGTGGCTTTATTAATTGACGGTGAAGAAAGCTGGATGCAGGATGCAGCCGATGATTTGGTTACAGATATGATGCGTAAATACAACAAAGAGAAAGCGATTGTTTTTAATACTTTGCAAATGTACCGTTGGGATCGTTTGGATTATTTGAAAAAATTGCATGAAGTAGCTAAAAATGAAGGTTTCTTTATTGGAATGAAATTGGTACGTGGTGCCTATATGGAGAAAGAAAATAAGCGTGCAGAAGAGAAAAATTATGTTTCGCCAATTTGTGTCTCTAAAGAAGCTACAGATATTAATTATGATGCTGCTGTACATTATATGGCAGAACACCTGGATATTATGTCGATTTTCGCAGGGACTCACAACGAATTGAGCTCTTATAAATTGATGGAAATGATGCAGGAAAAAGGAGTTGCCAAAAACGATACTAAAATCTGGTTTGGACAATTGTACGGAATGAGTGATAATATTAGTTATAATTTAGCTGAGAATGGCTATAATGTGGCGAAGTATTTACCATTTGGACCTGTGAAAGACGTGATGCCGTATTTAATTCGTCGTGCAGAAGAAAATACTTCTGTTGCGGGGCAAACAAGCCGCGAATTGTCTATGATTAAAGCAGAACGCAAGAGAAGAAAAGGAAAATAGTAGTAAAAATTCCAATAAATTTAAAAATCCCAAATCCCAATTGTTATGATTGGAATTTGGGATTTTTTGTATTTGGAATTTAGGATCTCCTAATCGATCGCTTAAATCGGATAGGTTTTTAAAACCTGTCGGGTTTAAATCTTCAATAAAAAAAATCCAAATCCCAACTGTTACGATTGGAATTTGGAATTTGTATATTGGAATTTCATTTTTTTAAAAAGAGACCTGGCATTGCAACACGACCATGCCCAATCGATCGTTTTGTTTGTAAGCGCCTAGTAGTGTTTTATCAAACACCGCTCTGTTTTGATAGTTTAAACTGAATTTTGGTCCCAAAGTACCTGTAGTGTAATAATTTACGCCTAATTCGTACATAGTCATTGGTGTGTCTAAAGCTTCTAAATCGGCAATTTGTGTAGCGGCATAAGGCTGAAAACGGCCTTTCTGGGCTGGATTGTCTGATTTCCCAAAAAGATACCCTAGCTGTGCGTAATAAATATTTCCGGTACCTACACCAATAAACCCTGCGCCTGAACCATTTATTAAAGTATTGTCTCCAATAGCGGGATTCGGGGTGTTAACGGACTGAATGTAGTTTTTACCATAATTATTGTTGTTGAAAGCGGCGTAAGCTGTTATAGCAGCTCCTTTGTTATTAATCTGACTGTCGTAAAAAACATCAAGACCTAAGATTTTCATGTCGTCATACGCAACTGTTGCATCGGGTGTTAGACGCCACATGGCTTTGGCCTGGGTCATATAACCTAAGGCAACATTCAGGATTTTCTTTGTGCCTAAGTAAGTTCCTTTATGGTAGGCATCTTCAAGCGATTCTTTATCGAAGAAAGAATAAGTTAGAATCCCCGAGTATTGTGCTCTTGGTGTTTGCGTGCTTACCGAAGAATTTATTCCCAGATTGTCTGCTGTATTTCGATACGGATTTGTGATAGCCGCACGGTAATTAAACTTGCCCAAATATCCTTTAGCATAAATGCTTAAATTTCGATTTCCGAAGGTTGATGATATGTTTGTAAACTGCTGGTACATTGGAGTGTCCAGCGTAAGGTGTGATGAAGAACTGTTTGCCGAATAACGCGTGGTTCCTGCTCCCCAGGCTGTCAATCCACCACCGATATGAAGTTTTTCGTTGAAATGGTACTCTCCCAATGCGTCCATAACCGAAAGAGGTGCATTTGAAGGACCGTTATTTTGAGTAAAATTAATATTGTTCTGACCTAACTGAAGATGAAAGAAAATATTCTCAGTCAGCATTCCCATAGCCTGCAAACGCAAACGTCTGATTACAACATCATAAGTATCGCTAACTTCATTTGTGCCAATTTTACTGCCTTCGTTCAATTCTGCATATCTTCCCCAAACCTGAAGGTTCATTCCGAATTTGATGTATTGCGCTCCGTCTTTGGAAATGTTAACTACGTTAAAAGGTTTTTCCTGAGCCAGAACACTGATGGTATTTAAAACAATAAACAATAAAATTAAAACGATTCTTAAATGTGGCATTACTTTAAAATTAAAATGAGTTAGTACTATTTACATTTCGGTTAAGAGTTGCTGAATTGAAGATTACTTAAGTTTTTATAAGTTCCGTTCTCCAAATTGATTAATTCCTGGTGTGTACCTTCTTCTGTAATTTTTCCATTATCGAGAACCAAAATTTTATCAGCATTTCTAATAGTCGAAAGACGGTGAGCAATAATAATACTGGTTCTTCCTTCCATTAAAACTTCTAAAGCTTCCTGAACCAGTTTTTCACTTTCACTATCCAAAGAAGACGTGGCTTCATCTAAAATTAAGATACTTGGATTTTTAAGCAATGCTCTGGCTATAGCGATACGCTGACGCTGTCCGCCAGACAATTTAACACCGCGTTCTCCTACCAGAGTCTCGAATTTTTCAGGGAAACCTTCAACAAAATTAAAGGCATTGGCTTGTTTTGCAGCTGCTATAATTTCTTCGTTGGTAGCATCCGGTTTTCCGTATGCGATATTTTCTTTAATCGTTCCTCCAAACAGAATAACATCCTGAGGAACAATACTCATATTGCCGCGTAGATCTTCCAAATCGTAATCATAGATGCTTTTTCCATCCACAATTATTTCGCCTGAAGTTATGTCGTAAAAACGTAAAAGTAAGGAAGATATAGTCGATTTTCCGGCACCACTTGGGCCTACAATCGCAATTTTCTGACCGAATTCGGCTGTAAAATTCACATCTTTTAAAACCTCAATTTCCTTTCTTGAAGGATAGCTGAAGGCAACATTTTTGAAGGCAACATTTCCTTTGATTTTTTCGATAGGAGTAGTTCTCGCTTTTGCATTGATCTCTTCCGGAGTTTCTTCCAGTAATTCAAAAACACGTTCGGTTGCACCTACTGCTTTTTGAATCTGAGCATACATCTCGGCAATACCTCCAAAAGAGGCTCCGATAAATGTAGTATAAAGTACAAACGAAATTAAATCTCCAACACCTTCAACTTCGCCTTTAATGGTTAGGGTGATTCCGTACCAAACTACAGCAACCACGCAGCCAAAAAGACAAAGGATAATAAACGAAGCAAAGTAACCTCTGTACTGTCCGCCTTTAATAGCGATTTTTACAATTTCTTTGATTTTATTTTTATAACGCTGGATTTCGTACCATTCGTTGGCAAAAGCTTTTACATTGCTGATTCCTTGCAGCGTTTCTTCAACAATTACCTGACTTTCGGCTACTTTATCCTGTGTTTTCTTTCCGTATTTACGAATGAATCTTCCAAAAACAACGGCTGCTACCGCTACAATTGGCACGATGGCCAACATCATCAGGGTTAGTTTTGGACTGATGTTTCCTAAAATAACAAATCCACCAATAATTAAAATCAGCTGGCGTAAAAACTCAGCAATGGTAGTGGTGAAGGTGTCTTGCAGTTGAGAAATGTCAGCGCTGATTCGGCTGTTTAATTCCCCAATACGTTTTTGGGAATAAAAAGACATCGGTAATTTTACTAAATTCTCATATAACGCAAAACGAATATTAGAAAGCGAATTTTCGGTAAAATTTACAAAAAGTGAAATTCTGAAAAAAGAGAAGATCGCCTGTAGTGTCAGGATAACCATAAGACCAACGGCAATTTCGTTGGCTCTGTTCAGGTTTTTATTTGTCACACAATCCACCAGCATTCCCATTAATTTTGGAAAGGCGAGGGCAGTGGCACTGGTTAACAAGAGAAAAACCAAACCCAGGAAAAATTTCCATTTGTGGTTTTTACCGTATTTAAAAATTCGAAGTGCTTTTTGAAGTGAATTAGAGTCTAATTTAGCTTTAGGTAAATCGTTTTCTTGATATCTAGGCATTTGAGTATACTATTAAGGTATGCAAATGTATGATTCTAGCCAGTGAATACAAAAGAATATTCGAAATTACCCCTTGAGATTTCATTTTTTAACTAAATGGGAAAGAAAGCTAAAAAATATTTGTTTTTTAAGGGGTTGATAAATAGATTGCTAAGAATTATTTTGAAAAACTATTTCATTTTTTTTCAAAATAAGCTTGTAAATGCAAAATCTAACTGTATATTTGCACTCGCAATCACAAACGATAGCAACCTAGTAAAATAGGGCGATTAGCTCAGCTGGTTCAGAGCACCTCGTTTACACCGAGGGGGTCGGGGGTTCGAACCCCTCATCGCCCACAAAAATACAACCTTCAAAGTCATATGATTTTGGAGGTTTTTTGTTTTATGGAAGATCTATGGTGTTGTTGTTTGTATTTTATTTAGCGAAAGCGGGTAGGGGTTTAAATCCTTGGTCGCCTACAAATAACACCACCTCTAAAGTCGTTTGATTTTGGAGGTTTTTTATTTTATGAGGACCTATGAGTTGTTGGTTACATTCTATTCGGTGAAAGAAGGAATAAATTAATCATTAACTTAGCTTGTTCAGATCAAGTAAATTAAAGTAGGAAAATATAGTTTATAAATCAATAAAAAAAGATAATATGAGTGCACATAACAATGCAAAAAAAGGTGATATAGCAGATTTTGTTTTACTTCCTGGTGATCCAAAAAGAGCAAAGTTGATAGCGGAAACGTTTTTAACAGATGTAATATGTTATAATGAGGTGAGAGGAATGTTGGGCTATACTGGTTATTATAATGGTAAGAGAGTTAGCGTGCAGGGTACAGGTATGGGGATGCCATCAATTTCTATTTATATTACAGAATTGATCGAAGAGTATGGTGTAGAAACATTGGTTAGAATTGGGTCTTGCGGTTCTATTCAGGAAGATGTAAACATGATGGATATTGTTTTGGCCATGAGTGCGTGCACGGATTCCGGATGAATAAGCTTCGATTTAATGGGAGTGATTTTGCTCCGACAGCCAATTTTGAATTATTAAAAAAGGCTAATGAAATTGCAGAGAAAAGTACGGTAAAAACCCATATAGGGTCGGTATTGACCTCTGATTTTTTCTATACTGAAAGTCATTTAGGTGATCCTTTTTTAAATTGGAAAACTTACGGCGTATTGGGTGTTGATATGGAAACAGCTGCGTTGTATTCTATTGCTGCTAAATACAGAAAAAAGGCGCTGTCTATTTTGACGGTATCCGATCATATTCTTAGAAAAGAGTCTTTATCGGCAGATGACAGGCAAAATTCTTTTAAAGAAATGATGGATTTAGCGTTGCAGTTAGCTTAGTTAAATTGTGTTGAAATATTAGGTTGCAGAGGTTTTGTTTTAATCCCTCATCAACCATCAAGTAACTCCTTAAGAAATTAAGGAGTTTTTTTATGCGTTGCATTTTTTAATTTTCTTTGGACGAATAGGTAAATGGAATTACTTTAAAATAGACTTTACTTAATTACCATTTCAAAAAAAACGATTTCTCTAAAAAGCCAATTCCGGTATTGTTTTTTTGTGTAGTATTGTAAAATCGTATGCTTGATAGAAGTGAGTTACCGCTTCGGTTAAGGAGCAGCTGTACACAGAAAATAAGTGAATTGCAAGTAGATCAAAACCTATGGCAGACAGGAAATGAAAGAAATTATCGAACTTTCGGAGAAGACAATAACTATCGACAGAAACGAATTTCTGAAGGTGAAAGGCAGCATTGATACCAATATGTATTTTATAGTAAGCGGAAGTCTGAGGATTTTTGTTTTAGACGAATATGAAGAACGAACAATCCGATTTGGTTATAAAGAAAATTTGATCGTTTCATTGGATTCATTCTTGACAGGTAAACCTTCTGATTTGTTTATTCAGGCGATCAAAAAAACGGTGCTAAAAGTGGTGGACAAACAACAAATTGACCGATTTTTAGAAACAGAAAGCAATAGAAATCTATGGATAAAAATTCTGGAAAATTTGGTAGTGCAGCAAATGGAACGCGAGATTGATATTCTGACCAATTCGCCAAAAGAAAGATATGAAAGGGTTTTAAAAAGAAGTCCACAGCTTTTTCAGGAAGTTCCAAACCGGCATATTGCCAATTATTTAAGAATGAGTGCCGAAACTTTATCCCGGCTAAAAAAGTCTTGACTTCGATCAAGATTTATTGAAAATGCTTTTTACAATTTTGCATAAAGAAAAATAAAACTATGCAATCAGAGAAATTAATACAGACGCTTTTAGAGCAGACAAGGCAAATTATCAATCAGGCAGAAAAATTAAAAAATTATGACTTGAATGCTTTAACTTGGAGGGAAAACGAAACTTCCTGGAGCATTCTGGAATGTTTGGAACATTTGAATTTGTATGGTGACTTTTATTTACCGCAAATAGAAAGCGAGATAAAACAATCAACCACCAAAGCTGATGTTGAATTTAAAAGTGGATTTTTAGGGAGTTACTTTGCAAAAAGCATGTTGCCAAAAGAAAAGCCAAACAAAATGAGAACTTTTAAAGACAAAAATCCGTTGAATACTAAACTGGATCAATCGGTAATTGACAGGTTTGTAAATCAGCAAATCAAACTTTTAGACTTGTTAAATCAATCGGGAAAAGTGAGTTTAAACAAAGTGAAGATTAAGATTTCAATTTCAAACTTTATTAAGTTAAAACTGGGAGACACTTTTCAATTTTTGATCAATCACATGATTAGACATTTCAATCAGATTGACAAAATACAGATTGCGATGAAAAATGCCTGACAGCCAATTGCAGAATTAACAAAAAGATTAGACACCACTTTTGAACACTATAGGATCATGGACAGATATAAAGAAACATTTGAAACCTGGAACAAAATTGCTTTGCCCTATCAGGATAAGTTTATGGATTTGGATCTGTATAACGACACCTATGACTTTGTTTGCCATTCACTTGATAAAGCAAATCCCAAAATTTTGGAGATTGGTTGTGGTCCCGGAAACATTACAAAATACCTGTTATCAAAACGACCTGACTTTGATATTTTTGGGATCGACATCGCCCCAAATATGATAGAACTTGCAGCTAAGAACAATCCAACGGCGAGTTTTACTGTGATGGACAGCAGGCAAATCGATGAAATTAAAGTAAAATACGATGGGATAGTTTGTGGTTTTTGTTTGCCATATCTGTCTGAGGCAGATAGTAGGAAGCTTATTAAGGACTGTTTTAATTTACTGAATGAAAATGGATTGGTTTATATGAGTTTTGTAGAAGGTGACTCCAGTAAATCCGGTTTCCAGGTGGGTAGTAGTGGTGCCAGGAGTTATTTCTATTATCATAATTTAAATGATTTAAAAGAACTTTTTGCCGAGAATCAATTTGGAGAATTTCAAATATTTAAAGTAAAATATAAAAAATCAGAGACCGAAATGGATGTTCATACCATAGTAACGGCCAGAAAAAAATGGAGCACTTAAACCGATTTGACTTATTTTTAAAGTTTATAAGCATTCCTGAAATGCCTTCAAACTCTAGCAACTTTGCACAGAAGGCTTGTAGAGGGGATTGGCTAAAATTATTTGATTTTTTTTCAAAATAAACTTGCAAATACAAAATCTAGCTGTATATTTGCACTCGCAATCACAAACGATAGCAACCTAGTAAAATAGGGCGATTAGCTCAGCTGGTTCAGAGCACCTCGTTTACACCGAGGGGGTCGGGGGTTCGAACCCCTCATCGCCCACAATAACTCCTTATTTTTCTAAGGAGTTTTTTTATGGCTTACCGAACTACCACGGATTTCAAATCTGTGTTAACGGACTAGGGGAGATACTCAAGCGGCCAACGAGGGCAGACTGTAAATCTGCTGTGTGAACTTCGCAGGTTCGAATCCTGCTCTCCCCACAAAAGGGTAAAAGAAGTAAAAGGAAACTTTTCAATCTTTTAAAAACCGAAAAATTTCAAAAACCTGTAAATCGAAAGATTCACAGGTTTTTTGTTTTTAAGGCTATTTGAAACTTAATAAAATAGGATTAGGTTCAAAAAACTGCAGGTTTCCAGCTTGTTTTTTGCGGCTACAGCCAATCAAAATTTTATTTACCCTTAAGAGTATTGTGAATTGATAAAATTTTATATTTTTGCACTTTTTTTATTCATTCTAAATAAGAATAGTTCGTAATTCTAAGTTTATTTCATGAAGCTCAAAATAGTATTGCTCTTTATATTCTCGACGACATTTTTAATCGCACAAAACACAATCTCTGGTAAAGTAAATGATGAATACGGAATTCCGTTAAGCGGGGTTAATATTCAGCTTTTAGGTACAGAAACAAATGTAAAAACTAATGCTGACGGACTTTATCAGATAGAGAATCTGGCAAAGGGCAGCTATACCATTGAAGCGAGCTTAGATGGATATGTCTCCAGGAAACATAAAATTGTTTTAGAAGATTCTTTCAATTCTTCGGTTGCCATAACTTTAGAAAAGGTTCATAAAACGCCGAAAGAGGCAGAGAAGTTAAATGATGTAGTAGTAAAGGGGGTATCTGAAAAAAAGAAAAAAGAACAATCGGCACAAGCAGTTTCCGTAATAGAAATGCGGGAAGCCAAGTTTAAAACTGCTGATTTAGGTGAAGTACTTGCTCAAACGCAGGGTATCAGTGTTAGACGCAGCGGTGGTTTAGGTTCCAGAACAAATTTTTCGATGAATGGACTTACAGGAAATCAAATCAGGTTTTTCTTAGAGGGTATTCCATTAGAGTATCACGGTTATACTTTCGGGATTTCAACAATTCCTGTTAATTTGATTGATCGAGTTGAAGTTTATAAGGGAGTTGTTCCTATCGAATTTGGAGCAGATGCTCTTGGTGGTGCTGTCAATTTAATCACTCCAAAAATAAAGCCTGGTTTTAGTGGATCTTTCTCAGCTCAGGCTGGCTCTTTTGGAACTTACCGAACATCACTAATACTTAACAATTATAATGAAAAGACGGGCTTTTTTATAAGAGGAAGTGCATTTTACGACAGCTCTCAAAACAACTATAAAGTAGATGTTGATGTTCCGGATAATGCCGGGAAAATCAAAAAAGTAACCGTGCCGCGATTTCATGATGCATACAAAGGCATTGGAGTGCAGTTAAAAACGGGTATAAAAGACAGAATCTGGGCAAAGGAATTGAGTATTGAAGGATTTTATACCGATTATACAAAAGAAATTCAGCACAATCAGTTAATGGTTGGAGTTCCTTACGGGGAGGTGATGACTTATCGAAAAGCAGCCGGATCGGTTCTTACCTACCGCAATGATTTTGGTGAAAACTTTACACTCGATTTTATTTCGGGATATAATTATAGGGAGCGCCAGTTTACCGATGTATCTGATTTTGTATACAATTGGTATGGCGAGCGTATTGAGGGGTCTGCAGGGAATATCAGCGGCGAAATTTCAGAATCTACTGGTCCGAGTGACACGTATACCTGGAACAATGATGTTTTTTCACGACTGAAAGCTTCATGGAAAATTAACGATCGATATGCTTTGAGTTTTACTTCAGCGCCTACCTATTCGAAACAAACCGGAGACGACCGACTTATTAACGGTTATGATCCGGCCAGTGCTGCAAGGCAAATGTTTACGTGGATTAATGGTGCAGACTTTAAAATAAATGCTTTTAATGAAAAATTAGAGAATGTTTTTTTTGCTAAAAATTATTTGCAAAAAATCAGTTCTGAGGAGAAAATTCCCTCTAATAATTCCGTAATAAAAGAAAAGAATAGTGTGAACTATTTTGGTTTTGGAAATGGATTTCGTTTTAAATTCAACGAGCAGTTTTCTACCAAATTAACGTATGAATATGCTACCCGTCTGCCTCAAACCGATGAGTTGTTTGGAGACGGACAATTCATACAAGGGAATATAAACTTAAAACCCGAACGCAGTCATAATGTCAATTTTGAGCTTTTTTTCAAGTCAAAAGGAAATTATGAAAGCAGCAACTGGCAAGTGCAAACCAATGTCTTTTTGAGAAAGATAGACAATCAGATCTTATTTGTGCCGAGTGTGGATCGCAATAATGTTTATCAAAATGTATTTGCAGCCACTTCTAAAGGAATTGAAGTTTCGGGCAGCTGGACTTCAAAAGACGACAAACTCTCTTTTCATGCGAATAGTACGTATCAGCATTTTTATAATGACTCAAACGAAGGAATATTTGCAGCTTACAAAGGAGACAGAGTGCCTAATCAGCCTTATTTTTTTGCCAACGGCGGGGCTAATTATTCTTTTCACAACATAATTGGCAAGACAGATAAATTATCTCTTTTTCTCGATGTTAGATATGTATATGAATTTTTCAGAAGCTGGGAAAGTGCTTCAGTAAATCCGTTTGTTATCCCGAGCCAGAAGACTTTTGATTTTGGTACAACCTATCACAATAGCATAAAGGGAGCC harbors:
- a CDS encoding proline dehydrogenase family protein — its product is MEKIFDNTQVAFSLKSDTELDRAYFLFKMIDSQPLVRIGTAVTNFAIKANLPVEGLIRATVFDHFCGGVNEDDCITVVDKMFTKGVSSVLDYSVEGKEEEEQFDAALEMTLKTIEFAKERLAIPFAVFKPTGFGRFELYEKLGEKQTLTPTEQAEWDRVVARFDKVCGEAHKKDVALLIDGEESWMQDAADDLVTDMMRKYNKEKAIVFNTLQMYRWDRLDYLKKLHEVAKNEGFFIGMKLVRGAYMEKENKRAEEKNYVSPICVSKEATDINYDAAVHYMAEHLDIMSIFAGTHNELSSYKLMEMMQEKGVAKNDTKIWFGQLYGMSDNISYNLAENGYNVAKYLPFGPVKDVMPYLIRRAEENTSVAGQTSRELSMIKAERKRRKGK
- a CDS encoding OprO/OprP family phosphate-selective porin, whose translation is MPHLRIVLILLFIVLNTISVLAQEKPFNVVNISKDGAQYIKFGMNLQVWGRYAELNEGSKIGTNEVSDTYDVVIRRLRLQAMGMLTENIFFHLQLGQNNINFTQNNGPSNAPLSVMDALGEYHFNEKLHIGGGLTAWGAGTTRYSANSSSSHLTLDTPMYQQFTNISSTFGNRNLSIYAKGYLGKFNYRAAITNPYRNTADNLGINSSVSTQTPRAQYSGILTYSFFDKESLEDAYHKGTYLGTKKILNVALGYMTQAKAMWRLTPDATVAYDDMKILGLDVFYDSQINNKGAAITAYAAFNNNNYGKNYIQSVNTPNPAIGDNTLINGSGAGFIGVGTGNIYYAQLGYLFGKSDNPAQKGRFQPYAATQIADLEALDTPMTMYELGVNYYTTGTLGPKFSLNYQNRAVFDKTLLGAYKQNDRLGMVVLQCQVSF
- a CDS encoding ABC transporter ATP-binding protein, which encodes MPRYQENDLPKAKLDSNSLQKALRIFKYGKNHKWKFFLGLVFLLLTSATALAFPKLMGMLVDCVTNKNLNRANEIAVGLMVILTLQAIFSFFRISLFVNFTENSLSNIRFALYENLVKLPMSFYSQKRIGELNSRISADISQLQDTFTTTIAEFLRQLILIIGGFVILGNISPKLTLMMLAIVPIVAVAAVVFGRFIRKYGKKTQDKVAESQVIVEETLQGISNVKAFANEWYEIQRYKNKIKEIVKIAIKGGQYRGYFASFIILCLFGCVVAVVWYGITLTIKGEVEGVGDLISFVLYTTFIGASFGGIAEMYAQIQKAVGATERVFELLEETPEEINAKARTTPIEKIKGNVAFKNVAFSYPSRKEIEVLKDVNFTAEFGQKIAIVGPSGAGKSTISSLLLRFYDITSGEIIVDGKSIYDYDLEDLRGNMSIVPQDVILFGGTIKENIAYGKPDATNEEIIAAAKQANAFNFVEGFPEKFETLVGERGVKLSGGQRQRIAIARALLKNPSILILDEATSSLDSESEKLVQEALEVLMEGRTSIIIAHRLSTIRNADKILVLDNGKITEEGTHQELINLENGTYKNLSNLQFSNS
- a CDS encoding Crp/Fnr family transcriptional regulator → MKEIIELSEKTITIDRNEFLKVKGSIDTNMYFIVSGSLRIFVLDEYEERTIRFGYKENLIVSLDSFLTGKPSDLFIQAIKKTVLKVVDKQQIDRFLETESNRNLWIKILENLVVQQMEREIDILTNSPKERYERVLKRSPQLFQEVPNRHIANYLRMSAETLSRLKKS
- a CDS encoding DinB family protein, which encodes MQSEKLIQTLLEQTRQIINQAEKLKNYDLNALTWRENETSWSILECLEHLNLYGDFYLPQIESEIKQSTTKADVEFKSGFLGSYFAKSMLPKEKPNKMRTFKDKNPLNTKLDQSVIDRFVNQQIKLLDLLNQSGKVSLNKVKIKISISNFIKLKLGDTFQFLINHMIRHFNQIDKIQIAMKNA
- a CDS encoding class I SAM-dependent methyltransferase yields the protein MDRYKETFETWNKIALPYQDKFMDLDLYNDTYDFVCHSLDKANPKILEIGCGPGNITKYLLSKRPDFDIFGIDIAPNMIELAAKNNPTASFTVMDSRQIDEIKVKYDGIVCGFCLPYLSEADSRKLIKDCFNLLNENGLVYMSFVEGDSSKSGFQVGSSGARSYFYYHNLNDLKELFAENQFGEFQIFKVKYKKSETEMDVHTIVTARKKWST
- a CDS encoding TonB-dependent receptor yields the protein MKLKIVLLFIFSTTFLIAQNTISGKVNDEYGIPLSGVNIQLLGTETNVKTNADGLYQIENLAKGSYTIEASLDGYVSRKHKIVLEDSFNSSVAITLEKVHKTPKEAEKLNDVVVKGVSEKKKKEQSAQAVSVIEMREAKFKTADLGEVLAQTQGISVRRSGGLGSRTNFSMNGLTGNQIRFFLEGIPLEYHGYTFGISTIPVNLIDRVEVYKGVVPIEFGADALGGAVNLITPKIKPGFSGSFSAQAGSFGTYRTSLILNNYNEKTGFFIRGSAFYDSSQNNYKVDVDVPDNAGKIKKVTVPRFHDAYKGIGVQLKTGIKDRIWAKELSIEGFYTDYTKEIQHNQLMVGVPYGEVMTYRKAAGSVLTYRNDFGENFTLDFISGYNYRERQFTDVSDFVYNWYGERIEGSAGNISGEISESTGPSDTYTWNNDVFSRLKASWKINDRYALSFTSAPTYSKQTGDDRLINGYDPASAARQMFTWINGADFKINAFNEKLENVFFAKNYLQKISSEEKIPSNNSVIKEKNSVNYFGFGNGFRFKFNEQFSTKLTYEYATRLPQTDELFGDGQFIQGNINLKPERSHNVNFELFFKSKGNYESSNWQVQTNVFLRKIDNQILFVPSVDRNNVYQNVFAATSKGIEVSGSWTSKDDKLSFHANSTYQHFYNDSNEGIFAAYKGDRVPNQPYFFANGGANYSFHNIIGKTDKLSLFLDVRYVYEFFRSWESASVNPFVIPSQKTFDFGTTYHNSIKGAKYAITAEIQNLSNEKNYDFFGVQKPGRSFNIKLVTQF